TGCTCATTTTTTCTGTTAATTAAGGGAGCAGTTAAATGCGTATTTTATTCAAAATTCTTTCAGTCTTTATCCTTCTAAACAGTGCCGTGCATTCTCAGACGGATTTCCTTACACTTGCCGGACGCTGGCCCGACGGTCCTTCTAGAGCCGTAGCCGTGGAAAGCAATTATGCATATATCAATAACGGTTCGGCTCTTGAAATACTGGATATTACCAATCCCGACAGTTTTATTTCTGTCGGCAAACTCGACCTTGATGATTACATATACTGCATAAGAGTGTGGGACAGGTATGCTTATGTCGGCGGGGTAAATGGACTTTACATCGTGGACATTTCAGACAAAGCCAAGCCTAAGAAGGCCAACGCTGTGTTTTTGTCAATTGTACTATCTATGTTTATAAAAGATAATTTTGTTTATGCGGCATGCTCCGACCAAGGCTTAAAAATAGTTGATGTAAGCAATCCTTCAGAACCTAAAATTGTTTCTTCTGCTTTATACCATTATTTTACTTCAGGTGTATCTATAGTCGACTCACTGGCTTATGCCTGCAGTCCGGATTCCGGGTTTTATGTATTAAATGTTAAAAATAAGACTGCCCCCGTAATCTTAGGGCATTATGATTTCAACCATAATTATGACCCCATTGACATCCTGGTAAATGACAGCATTGCATACATAACAAGCGGAAACATAAATTCTTATTATAGAAAAGGAGGGTTTCACGCCCTTAACATAAAAAATCCTTCCAATATATTTGAAGAAAGCAGATTTGATTTAGTGGGCGACTGGAGTGCTATCGGGGCGAAAATAACCCTAAACGGAAATTATGCATATGTAACTTCCAATACTGATGTTGGAGATTATGTTACGGTAGCTGATGTAAGCAATCCCCACAGTGTCAAAGAAGTGCTTAAAAAGAGTGTGGATTATGCTTACGACATGGCCCTAAAAGATAAAAGGCTTTTTGTTACAGCTGAACACAAAGGAGTAGTTTCTTTTGATGTCAGCAACCCCGCTTCACCCGTTGAGGGTGCTTCTTTCAAGACAGCCGGCACCACGGGCAATGTAGTCAGAAAAGGAGACTTCCTCTATGTGGCCAACTCCATGGGCGGACTGAAAGTCCTTGATATTTCTAAGCCGTCAGCCTCAACCGAAGTATTTTCTTATAAGGGGATTATCTCTTTTGAGAGCTGCAATACAGTTGGCGTAAAGGATACACTTCTTTTTGCCGGCTTTTCAGGAGGCGGGTATGGATTTTCAATCTTCAGCCTGGGGAGCATGCCGGCCCTGAAGAAAATAAGTGAATCGCTTCCGGAGGATATAATAAAAATAATACCCGCAGGCAATTACGCATATGCGGTAAGGCCTTATGAATTCATGATTTATAATGCGGCTGATCCATTTCATCCGGAAAAAATATTCAGCTACTCAACGGATCCGGTTAGAGATCTGGATATAGCGGTCAATGGTTCAACATTATATTTATTAGAGGAGATGAAAAGAGTAAAGATCTTTGATATCAGTAATCCCTCAGGAGCAGTTCTCGTCAGTGAAATCCCGGTTTTGAATGCGCAAAACTTTTGCCTTAAAGGCAACTATTTATATGTAAGCATATATGATGACGGGATAAAAATATTTAATGTTTCCGATCCTAAGGGCCCGAAAGAAGTTGGCAAAATTGCAGATGCCGGTGCTTACAAAATTAGTGTGCTGGGTGGCTTTGCTTACGTATTTTTTACGGGCAGAGGACTAAGGGTTTACAATTTAGAGAATCCCGCATCGCCTCAACTTGTAAGATTTTATGATGAGGTTACTTACATTTCAGACATGTTTATTGACAAAGATTATATTATTTTTTCTGAGAGCGCAAACGGGCTTTCCATATTCAAAAATGATGCTGCCACCTCAGTTGGTGAAAAAAGCAGCTATGTAAAGGATTTTGCACTGTTGCAGAACTATCCCAATCCGTTTAATCCAACAACACAGATCAGTTTCCAGCTGCTTGAAGCGTCAAACGTAACTCTCAGGGTGTATGATATGCTTGGAAAGGAAGTGGCAACTCTTGTAGATGAATATAAGAATGCAGGCGCCCACACAGTCCGGTTCAACGCATCAAACCTTCCGAGCGGGATGTATATCTATCAGCTGAGGGCAGGGGAACATACTTCAATGCGCAAGATGTTGATTCTGAAATGATATTTGATGAATAGTTAACAGAAAAAGGCAGAGACTGTCATAATTGTCTCTGCCTTTTTCTGTATAAAAGATCTATCGGGATAAGGCATTGAATTTTAGCGGGCTTCCTGCTCTTCGGACAACTGCTCTTCAGGCAGATCTTCTTTTAGAGAGGCCTTTTCTGCCGCAAATTTGATATTTGACCTTTTACGGATAATAAGATTAACAGGATTTGAAAAATACTGAGCTATTAAGTTTCCTAAAACAGCCGATAAAACTATTACAGAAATGTAAAG
This sequence is a window from Ignavibacteria bacterium. Protein-coding genes within it:
- a CDS encoding T9SS type A sorting domain-containing protein → MRILFKILSVFILLNSAVHSQTDFLTLAGRWPDGPSRAVAVESNYAYINNGSALEILDITNPDSFISVGKLDLDDYIYCIRVWDRYAYVGGVNGLYIVDISDKAKPKKANAVFLSIVLSMFIKDNFVYAACSDQGLKIVDVSNPSEPKIVSSALYHYFTSGVSIVDSLAYACSPDSGFYVLNVKNKTAPVILGHYDFNHNYDPIDILVNDSIAYITSGNINSYYRKGGFHALNIKNPSNIFEESRFDLVGDWSAIGAKITLNGNYAYVTSNTDVGDYVTVADVSNPHSVKEVLKKSVDYAYDMALKDKRLFVTAEHKGVVSFDVSNPASPVEGASFKTAGTTGNVVRKGDFLYVANSMGGLKVLDISKPSASTEVFSYKGIISFESCNTVGVKDTLLFAGFSGGGYGFSIFSLGSMPALKKISESLPEDIIKIIPAGNYAYAVRPYEFMIYNAADPFHPEKIFSYSTDPVRDLDIAVNGSTLYLLEEMKRVKIFDISNPSGAVLVSEIPVLNAQNFCLKGNYLYVSIYDDGIKIFNVSDPKGPKEVGKIADAGAYKISVLGGFAYVFFTGRGLRVYNLENPASPQLVRFYDEVTYISDMFIDKDYIIFSESANGLSIFKNDAATSVGEKSSYVKDFALLQNYPNPFNPTTQISFQLLEASNVTLRVYDMLGKEVATLVDEYKNAGAHTVRFNASNLPSGMYIYQLRAGEHTSMRKMLILK